CCAGAGCAGCAGGCGGTTCTCCTTGAACTCGTCGTCGTCGGACTCCCCACCCGTGGCCAGCTTGACCGCGGTGTAGATGAGGAACGCGCCGAAGATGTAGAAGACCCAGGCGTAGGCGTTGATGACGACCGCGCCGAGCGCGATGAAGACACCGCGCAGGATGATCGCGATGATGATGCCGACCATGAGCGCCGACTGCTGCAGCTTCATCGGTACCTTGAAGCTGGCCATGATGAGCAGGAAGACGAAGAGGTTGTCGACCGACAGCGAGTACTCGGTCAGCCAGCCGGCGTAGAACTCACCGGCGTACTGGCCGCCGTACTGCCACCAGATGAAGAGGCCGAAGAGCACGGCGGCGCCGATGAAGAAGGCGAGGTGCCGCGAGACCTCCGGCATCGTCGGCACGTGCGGCCGGCGCGCGATGACGAAGACGTCGACGAGCAGGAACACGGCCATGAGGCCGATCGTCAGGGCCCAGCCCCAGGCGGGAACATTCATGAGAACAGCCTTCCGGTCACCACATCAGCAACCGGAGGTCTCTCCCGCCCCGCGACCCCGGGGCCGACGTGGACCGACGGCCCGGGAGCAGCGGCAACAGTCCGCTCCGTGATGACGAGCTCGTCGCGCGGGGATACTCCCCTCCGTGAACGCCTGAGTGTTTCACTCCGCCACCCACCCCTCAAATCGAGGCCGCATCGTGGGTGCGCACAATGACCACAACCCCCGCAGCGGTCGCCTGGCGTCCGCTGCGGGCCGCGCTCAGCGGGTGGCGGCGCTCATCTGCCGCAGCTCCTTCTTGAGGTCGCCGAGCTCGTCGCGCAACCGGGCCGCCAGCTCGAAGTGCAGCTCGGCCGCGGCCTGGTGCATCTGCGTCGTCAGCTCCTGGATGAGGTTGGCGAGGTCGGCCGCGGCCATGTCGGCGGGCCGTCGCTTGGCGCCCCCGGCCGAGACCCCGACGTCGGCCGCCATGGCGCCACGACCGCCACCGCTCTTGCCGCGCGACTGCATGCGGCCGCTGCCGAGCAGCTCGGCCGTGTCGGCATCCTCGCGCTCGAGCAGGTCGGTGATGTCGGCGATCTTCTTGCGCAGCGGCTGCGGGTCGACGCCGCGCTCGAGGTTGTAGGCGATCTGCTTCTCGCGACGGCGGCTCGTCTCGTCGAGCGCCTGCTGCATCGAGGGCGTGACCTTGTCGGCGTACATGTGCACCTGGCCCGACACGTTTCGGGCGGCGCGGCCGATGGTCTGGATGAGGCTGCGCGCCGAGCGGAGGAAGCCCTCCTTGTCGGCGTCGAGGATCGAGACGAGGGAGACCTCCGGCAGGTCGAGGCCCTCACGCAGCAGGTTGATGCCGACGAGGACGTCGAAGACGCCGGAGCGCAGCTCGCGCAGCAGCTCGACGCGCCGGAGGGTGTCGATGTCGCTGTGCAGGTAGCGGACCCGGATGCCCTTGTCGAGGAGGTAGTCGGTGAGGTCCTCGGCCATCTTCTTGGTCAGCGTCGTGACGAGGACGCGCTCGTCGCGCTTGGTGCGCTCGAGGATCTCGTGCATGAGGTCGTCGATCTGGCCCTTGGTCGGCTTGAGCACGACCTCGGGGTCGATCAGGCCGGTGGGGCGGATGATCTGCTCGACCGGGGGCCCGCCGACGGAGGACTTGGCCATCTCGTAGTCGCCCGGCGTCGCCGAGAGGTAGATGGTCTGGTCGATGCGCTCGAGGAACTCCTCCCAGCGCAGGGGCCGGTTGTCCATCGCGCTCGGCAGGCGGAAGCCGTGGTCGACGAGCATCCGCTTGCGCGACATGTCGCCCTCGTACATGGCGCCGATCTGCGGCACCGTCTGGTGCGACTCGTCGAGGACGAGGAGGAAGTCCTCCGGGAAGTAGTCGATGAGGCAGTTCGGGGCCGAGCCCGACGTGCGACCGTCGATGTGCCGGCTGTAGTTCTCGATGCCGTTGCAGAACCCGACCTGGCGCATCATCTCGAGGTCGTACGTCGTGCGCATCCGCAGGCGCTGGGCCTCGAGCAGCTTGCCCTGCCGCTCGAAGAGGGCCAGCTGGTCCTCCAGCTCGAGCTCGATGCCACGGATGGCCCGCTCCATGCGCTCGGGGCCGGCGACGTAGTGCGAGGCGGGAAAGACGTACATCTCCGACTCCTCGTTGACGACCTCGCCCGTCACCGGGTGCAGCGTGTAGATCCGCTCGATCTCGTCGCCGAAGAACTCGATGCGCACGGCGAGCTCCTCGTACACCGGGATGATCTCGACGGTGTCGCCGCGGACGCGGAAGGTGCCCCGGGTGAAGGCGAGGTCGTTGCGGGTGTACTGCATCTCGACGAAGCGGCGCAGCAGGTCGTCACGGACGATCTCCTGACCGACGCGCAGCCGCGCCATCCGGTCGACGTACTCCTGCGGGGTGCCGAGGCCGTAGATGCACGAGACCGACGCGACGACGATGACGTCACGGCGGGTGAGCAGCGAGTTGGTCGCGGAGTGCCGCAGTCGCTCGACCTCGTCGTTGACCGAGCTGTCCTTCTCGATGTAGGTGTCCGTCTGCGGGATGTACGCCTCGGGCTGGTAGTAGTCGTAGTAGCTGACGAAGTACTCGACCGCGTTGTTCGGCAGCAGCTCGCGGAACTCGTTGGCCAGCTGGGCCGCCAGCGTCTTGTTCGGGGCCATGACGAGAGTCGGCCGCTGCACCTGCTCGATGAGCCAGGCCGTCGTGGCCGACTTGCCGGTGCCGGTCGCACCGAGCAGCACGGTGTCCTTCTCCCCCGCCTTGACGCGGCGGGCGAGCTCGGCGATGGCGGTGGGCTGGTCGCCGCTCGGGGTGTACTCGGAGATGACCTCGAAGGGCGCCACCGAGCGCTGCAGGTCGGTGATCGGTCGCATGGGTCAACCGTACGTCCGACCACCGACAGCGCCCCACCCGGCGAGAGCCTCGGCGGTACGGTGACGACCGTGCGCCTCTCATCGCTGCGAGCACCCGCCTCCCCCGCCCCCGGCCCCGGCCACGTCGCGAGCCCTCGGCGGGCCGCGTGAGCGCCCCCGCGTGGCCCGACCGGCCGACCCACGTGGGGTGGCTCGAGCAGCACCTGCTCGGCCTGCTGCGCTTCGGCCGCCGAACGGCGGCCGACGGCGGCGGCGCCCACTGGCTCGACGACGACGGGGCGCCAGACCCCTCCCGCGGCATCCAGACGTGGGTCACCTCACGCACGGTGCACGTCTACTCGCTCGGCACCCTCATGGGGGTACCGGGCTGCGCGCCGGTGGTCGACGGGGCGCTGGCCGGGCTCACCGGCCGGCTGCGGGACCGCGAGCACGGGGGCTGGTTCTCCTCCCTCGACGTCGACGGGCGGCCGGAGGACGGCAAGTCGGCGTACGCCCACGCGTTCGTCGTGCTGGCGGCGTCGTCGGCCACCGCGGCGGGGCGACCGGGCGCGGAGGCCCTGCTGGCCGAGGCGCTCGAGGTCTTCGACCGCCGGTTCTGGGACGTCGACGCCGGCCTGCCCGTCGACACGTGGGACACCGCCTTCTCGACCCTCGACGGCTACCGGGGCATCAACGCCGCGATGCACACGACCGAGGCGATGCTCGCCGCCGCCGACGTACTGGCCGTGGTGCTCGGCGACGAGGCGACCGCGCGGACGTGCCGGCGCCGGGCGACCGGCATCCTGTCGAAGGTCGCCTCGTGGGCCGCCGCCAACGACTGGCGGGTGCCCGAGCACTTCGACGCCGGGTGGCGCGTGCAGCTCGAGTACAACGCCGACCGCCGCGACGACCCCTTCAAGCCCTACGGGGCAACGGTCGGCCACGGGCTCGAGTGGGCGCGACTGCTGCTGCACGGCGAGGCCGCCGCGCTGGCGGCCGGTGAGGAGCCCCCGGCCGACGCGGTGGCGAGCAGCCGTGCCCTCTTCGACCGTGCCGTCGCCGACGGCTGGTCC
This is a stretch of genomic DNA from Terracoccus luteus. It encodes these proteins:
- a CDS encoding AGE family epimerase/isomerase produces the protein MSAPAWPDRPTHVGWLEQHLLGLLRFGRRTAADGGGAHWLDDDGAPDPSRGIQTWVTSRTVHVYSLGTLMGVPGCAPVVDGALAGLTGRLRDREHGGWFSSLDVDGRPEDGKSAYAHAFVVLAASSATAAGRPGAEALLAEALEVFDRRFWDVDAGLPVDTWDTAFSTLDGYRGINAAMHTTEAMLAAADVLAVVLGDEATARTCRRRATGILSKVASWAAANDWRVPEHFDAGWRVQLEYNADRRDDPFKPYGATVGHGLEWARLLLHGEAAALAAGEEPPADAVASSRALFDRAVADGWSVDGRDGFVYTTDWWGAPVVRDRMHWVAAEATATAAALWLRTGDQAYADRYAQWWDHVATTVLDHEHGSWHHQLDADNRPSGTVWPGKADLYHAVGATLVPRLPLQPSLAVAVREGLWRAPADA
- a CDS encoding TerC family protein: MNVPAWGWALTIGLMAVFLLVDVFVIARRPHVPTMPEVSRHLAFFIGAAVLFGLFIWWQYGGQYAGEFYAGWLTEYSLSVDNLFVFLLIMASFKVPMKLQQSALMVGIIIAIILRGVFIALGAVVINAYAWVFYIFGAFLIYTAVKLATGGESDDDEFKENRLLLWVEKRFPATKDFHGTSLTVVENGKRLVTPMFIVILALGTTDLLFALDSIPAIYGLTKEPYLVLTANIFALMGLRQLYFLIGGLLKKLVYLSIGLAVLLAFIGVKLVMHALHENNLPFVNNGEPIDAVPDIPISVSLGAIVLILGVTTVASLWKSRRDARAEQHIDA
- the uvrB gene encoding excinuclease ABC subunit UvrB → MRPITDLQRSVAPFEVISEYTPSGDQPTAIAELARRVKAGEKDTVLLGATGTGKSATTAWLIEQVQRPTLVMAPNKTLAAQLANEFRELLPNNAVEYFVSYYDYYQPEAYIPQTDTYIEKDSSVNDEVERLRHSATNSLLTRRDVIVVASVSCIYGLGTPQEYVDRMARLRVGQEIVRDDLLRRFVEMQYTRNDLAFTRGTFRVRGDTVEIIPVYEELAVRIEFFGDEIERIYTLHPVTGEVVNEESEMYVFPASHYVAGPERMERAIRGIELELEDQLALFERQGKLLEAQRLRMRTTYDLEMMRQVGFCNGIENYSRHIDGRTSGSAPNCLIDYFPEDFLLVLDESHQTVPQIGAMYEGDMSRKRMLVDHGFRLPSAMDNRPLRWEEFLERIDQTIYLSATPGDYEMAKSSVGGPPVEQIIRPTGLIDPEVVLKPTKGQIDDLMHEILERTKRDERVLVTTLTKKMAEDLTDYLLDKGIRVRYLHSDIDTLRRVELLRELRSGVFDVLVGINLLREGLDLPEVSLVSILDADKEGFLRSARSLIQTIGRAARNVSGQVHMYADKVTPSMQQALDETSRRREKQIAYNLERGVDPQPLRKKIADITDLLEREDADTAELLGSGRMQSRGKSGGGRGAMAADVGVSAGGAKRRPADMAAADLANLIQELTTQMHQAAAELHFELAARLRDELGDLKKELRQMSAATR